A section of the Ranitomeya imitator isolate aRanImi1 chromosome 7, aRanImi1.pri, whole genome shotgun sequence genome encodes:
- the LOC138645466 gene encoding nmrA-like family domain-containing protein 1 has protein sequence MADKRVIVVFGATGAQGGSVAAALLDDGTFEVRAVTRDTSKLAAVKLKEAGAEVVFADLDDEKSLEAALSGAYGAFLVTNFFEHFSKEKEIAQGKLIADLSKRLALEIVVFSGLENVKKLTEGKLEVLHFDGKGEIEEYFHEIGVPMTSVRLPSYYENLLTFFRPQKNKDGDGYSLAIPMGDVPLDGMSVKDLGGVVVSILKSPSEYVGKNIGLKREMLKVEQYAAIMSKVTGKDIKDAKITLEAYENLSFPGAAELANMFRFFITKPDRDVDITLKLNPKAKTFEPWMEENKEAFKDL, from the exons ATGGCCGACAAGAGAGTCATTGTGGTGTTTGGAGCCACAg GAGCTCAGGGCGGATCCGTCGCTGCCGCTCTCCTGGATGATGGCACCTTTGAGGTCAGGGCGGTGACTCGGGACACCAGCAAACTAGCAGCTGTGAAGCTAAAGGAGGCCGGAGCGGAGGTTGTGTTTGCGGATCTGGACGATGAGAAGAGCCTGGAGGCCGCCTTGAGCGGAGCATATGGGGCGTTCCTGGTCACCAACTTTTTTGAACATTTCAGCAAGGAGAAAGAGATCGCACAG GGTAAACTGATCGCAGATCTGTCCAAGCGTCTTGCCCTGGAGATTGTGGTCTTCAGCGGCCTGGAGAATGTGAAGAAACTGACAGAGGGAAAGCTGGAGGTGCTGCATTTTGATGGAAAAGGAGAAATTGAGGAATATTTCCATGAGATCGGGGTCCCCATGACCAGCGTGAGGCTTCCCAGTTACTACGAGAACCTGCTGACCTTCTTCAGGCCCCAGAAGAACAAGGACGGTGATGGCTACTCGCTAG CCATCCCGATGGGTGATGTGCCCCTGGATGGGATGTCCGTCAAAGATTTGGGCGGCGTGGTGGTCAGCATCCTGAAGTCGCCATCAGAATACGTGGGCAAGAACATCGGACTCAAAAGGGAGATGTTGAAGGTGGAGCAATATGCGGCCATAATGTCCAAAGTCACCGGCAAGGACATCAAAGATGCCAAG ATCACCCTTGAAGCGTATGAGAATCTCAGTTTCCCCGGAGCGGCGGAGCTGGCCAACATGTTCCGCTTCTTCATCACAAAGCCCGACCGGGACGTGGACATCACCTTAAAGCTCAACCCCAAAGCCAAGACCTTCGAACCATGGATGGAGGAGAACAAGGAGGCGTTTAAGGACTTGTGA